gtggggcgccgggGACGTCCGTGGGGCGCCAGGGATGCCCGTGGGGCGCCGAGGTCCCTCTAGGTGGTGCGGAGCTGGTAGTCTGCAGGGAGCGCGGGCGTGAGCCGGGGGGCCGCccggccggcgggggcgggcgggggcgtcccgtggggccgggcgccccgtggggccgggcgccccACGGCCACTCACCGCCGCTGCGGGTGATGTAGCGCACCCAGGGCAGCGCCTGGTAGCCGCTCTTCTCCACGATCTTCATGTAGCGCACCTGGGGACGCCGGGCGATGGGGGGacgcgcgccggcggccggggtTTGGGGGGTTCGGGGGGTCGGGGGGgacgcgccggccccgcgccggccccgcgccggccccgcgccccacCTGGATTCCCGAGACGGTGAAGTAGGGGATCTCGAAGCGGACGGAGATGGGCGGCCGCCCCTCgtcctcctccttctccacgCTGGGCAGCCCGAAGTGGGCGCGCATCAGGTGCTCCTTCCCGCCCTGCGTGGGCACCCGCTGGTGACGCCGGTCCCCCCCACGCCACCACCGCGCCCCACGCGCCCCACGGCCTCACCGGGAAGGACTTGATGGTCCAGATGACCACGTTCCTCTCCGGGAGGTACTTGGCGGAGCCCACGCTGGTCTTGAACTTGGGCGAGTCGGCGTCGCTGGGCACCGGCACGGCGATCTCCACCCCGTTGGCCACCGACTGCTTCTTGAACTGCCCCTTGGCCTGGGAAAGGGGGACACAAGACGGGGGGtggagggggctgggggccgcggcgggcggggagcgcTCGGGGGGTCTCACCTTCACCAGGATCTCCACCCGGCTGTGGGAGAACTTCTCGATGACCGACTCGATCCAGATGAGCGGCTTCAcctggggggcggcgggagaCTCGGCGCCGTGCCCCCCCTCCTCCtgccgccccccaccccccccttccccggcggcggggccccggcgtccgggccCACCTGGGTGTTGAGGCGGTAGGACATGAGCTCGAAGTCGCCGTCGGGCGGCACGAAGGAGATGGTGCGGTCGTTGTCGAAGCGCGAGAGCCTCACGCACTGGTGGAACTTGACGTCCTCCAGCTCCACCGACTTGTTCTTGCCCCCTGGGGACGGGGTGGAGGGTGGGGGGCcaggcgccggcggggccggggccggtccccgcgcccgccccggcggcacTCACGTCCGGTCAGCTCGAAGAGGACGCGGTCGTTCAAGCCCAGGCGCAGCTCGGGCATCCCCGAGAGGAAGACCTTCAGCTTGATGGTGCCCACCACCTCGCTGAGCAGCACGCCGCCGCTGGCGCTCACCTGCGGGCAGCAGCCCCGTCaccggccccccggcccggcccgcgcccgccccggccccccggcccgccccggccctaCCAGCAGGTTCACGGACTCGACGACGTCGATGAAGACCTCGTTCTTCTTGTACCTGATGCCTTCGGAGCGCCAGGACACAGCGTTGGTGACGGTGGCGGGCACGCGTGACTTGCCCGTGTCCAGCTTGTTGCCCTCCTGGGTGATGTACctggggcgggggcgggcggtgAGGGGgtccggcgccccggccccgccggccccctgccccccggccccacgcactCCTGCAGGATCTTGCTGTCGGTGGTCTGCGGGAAGCCGAAGTCCATGAGCTCGTCCAGCAGCTCGTAGACGATGACGAAGTTGTCCCGGacgctctcctcctccagctccttgaAGTACTCGGAGAAGACCTGGCCGGGTGGTGGGGGGACGCGGCGTCGGCGGAGGGGGcacggcggccgcccgccgccccccgcgccgccccccgccctcACCTCCACCACCTTGTAGAGGAAGGCGTAGACCAGGGAGGCGTTGGCGTTCTTCTTGGTGGCGGCCACCACTGGGGCGCGGGCTAAGGAAaggggcagggcggggggcggccggggcgggggggacacgcgccgcggcccgcgcggATACGGTAGAGGTTGGCGTGCTTGATCCAGAGGAAGTGGACGCGGCCGCGGGACAGCAGCGGCGCCGgcgctccctcctcctcctcgcgctgcagcagcagggccatgAAGTGCTCGATCTCGGCCATGCTCACGTCCCCCTTGTAGTTGCGGCTGATCAGGGGCTGCGGGGCGACGGGGCTcaggcggggccggggggggctcgGCCCCCACCTCGCCCCctaccccccaccccccgccgccgcccggacgccggggcccaCCTTCCCCTTGAGGTCGAGGATGAAGACGGCGGAGGCGGACATGGTGCCGCCGCCACCGCTTCCTCCTTCCTGCGCGCTCCGTCCTCCTTCCCGGCGTCACCTGGGCCAGGTGAGCGGCTGCGCCCACAGGTGAGCCCGGCCTTAAAGGGGACGGAgccgcgggggccccggcggccccacggggggcggggggcagggggcggcTTCCGCCCCCTCCCCTGGCCCGGCCACGAGGCTCCGCGACGGCCCCTGGGCACGACGGGGCCCAGCCGGGAGCCACCGGCGTcgccccggatgcctgggccccatcgtggtgctgggggggggggctggatGGGacctggatgcctgggcccccaTCATGGCCCTGGGGGGCTGGGCAgggcccggacacctgggcccccatCATGGCCCTGGGGGGCTGGGCGctgcccggacacctgggcccccatCATGGCCCCGGGGGGCTGGGCagggcccggacgcctgggcccccatCATGGTGCTGGGGGAGCAGGACAGGACCCGGCCGCCTGGGCCCCCATCACAGCCCGGGGGGGCTGGGTGctgcccggatgcctgggcccccaTCATGGCCCTGGGGGGCTGGGCGctgcccggacacctgggcccccatcacggcccggggggggggggcagcccccggacgcctgggcccccatCACGGCCCGGGGGGCTGGGCGctgcccggacacctgggcccccatCATGGCCCTGGGGGGCTGGGCGctgcccggacacctgggccccc
Above is a genomic segment from Rhea pennata isolate bPtePen1 chromosome 33, bPtePen1.pri, whole genome shotgun sequence containing:
- the AP1M2 gene encoding AP-1 complex subunit mu-2 isoform X2 is translated as MAEIEHFMALLLQREEEEGAPAPLLSRGRVHFLWIKHANLYLVAATKKNANASLVYAFLYKVFSEYFKELEEESVRDNFVIVYELLDELMDFGFPQTTDSKILQEYITQEGNKLDTGKSRVPATVTNAVSWRSEGIRYKKNEVFIDVVESVNLLVSASGGVLLSEVVGTIKLKVFLSGMPELRLGLNDRVLFELTGRGKNKSVELEDVKFHQCVRLSRFDNDRTISFVPPDGDFELMSYRLNTQVKPLIWIESVIEKFSHSRVEILVKAKGQFKKQSVANGVEIAVPVPSDADSPKFKTSVGSAKYLPERNVVIWTIKSFPGGKEHLMRAHFGLPSVEKEEDEGRPPISVRFEIPYFTVSGIQVRYMKIVEKSGYQALPWVRYITRSGDYQLRTT
- the AP1M2 gene encoding AP-1 complex subunit mu-2 isoform X3 → MGCLKSRMLGDWDAQGTRCPEMTPAPEPWPLISRNYKGDVSMAEIEHFMALLLQREEEEGAPAPLLSRGRVHFLWIKHANLYLVAATKKNANASLVYAFLYKVVEVFSEYFKELEEESVRDNFVIVYELLDELMDFGFPQTTDSKILQEYITQEGNKLDTGKSRVPATVTNAVSWRSEGIRYKKNEVFIDVVESVNLLVSASGGVLLSEVVGTIKLKVFLSGMPELRLGLNDRVLFELTGRGKNKSVELEDVKFHQCVRLSRFDNDRTISFVPPDGDFELMSYRLNTQVKPLIWIESVIEKFSHSRVEILVKAKGQFKKQSVANGVEIAVPVPSDADSPKFKTSVGSAKYLPERNVVIWTIKSFPGGKEHLMRAHFGLPSVEKEEDEGRPPISVRFEIPYFTVSGIQVRYMKIVEKSGYQALPWVRYITRSGDYQLRTT
- the AP1M2 gene encoding AP-1 complex subunit mu-2 isoform X1, with product MPGERDAQKLGYPGNGMPEEQDARRLGCPGNKMPGDDTSTGALAPDQPQLQGGREHGRDRALHGPAAAARGGGGSAGAAAVPRPRPLPLDQARQPLPGGRHQEERQRLPGLRLPLQGLLRVLQGAGGGERPGQLRHRLRAAGRAHGLRLPADHRQQDPAGVHHPGGQQAGHGQVTRARHRHQRCVLALRRHQVQEERGLHRRRRVREPAGERQRRRAAQRGGGHHQAEGLPLGDARAAPGLERPRPLRADRTGQEQVGGAGGRQVPPVREALALRQRPHHLLRAARRRLRAHVLPPQHPGEAAHLDRVGHREVLPQPGGDPGEGQGAVQEAVGGQRGGDRRAGAQRRRLAQVQDQRGLRQVPPGEERGHLDHQVLPGREGAPDARPLRAAQRGEGGGRGAAAHLRPLRDPLLHRLGNPGALHEDRGEERLPGAALGALHHPQRRLPAPHHLEGPRRPTGIPGAPRTSPAPHGAPRTSPAPRCPPPAIKLAPTSSRPRGSLGVGGDGPGLGDTMGRATRCPALGSCCPTTASSPPGVPLGPTPSPPVPVAPIVHVPHHPRPPSSMSPTICVTHHPCPIIYIPSSVSYHPCHPSSVSPIIHVPSSVSCHPCHPSSVSPIIHVPSSVSHYLHPIMCVLSSMSPIFCVPHHPCPIIRVPSSTSHHVCPVIHVTHLLCPPSSMSHHPCPIIYIPSSTSHHPRLPSSVSPIVCHPSSVSHHPCPIIHVTNHPCHLCLSPIIRVPSSMSPVVHVPRPHGGTWCPFLQRSLSPTVSPCPQVVALCSLLSLSWRPGPTAV